Genomic segment of Myxococcus stipitatus:
GACATCAACGGCATGAAGGTGCTGGCGACGCGCGTGGACCCGGCGGACGACAAGGTGTTCCGCGGCATGGCGGACCAGCTCCGGGACCGCATCCACTCGGGCGTGGTGGCCATTGGCGGCGAGAAGGACGGCCGCGCCATCATCCTCGTGGCGCTGACGAAGGACGTCGTGGCCAAGGGCATCAGCGCCGGTGACCTGGTGCGGGAGATGGCCAAGGAAGTCGGCGGCAAGGGCGGCGGCAAGGCGGACATGGCGCAGGCCGGTGGGCCGGACGCGTCGAAGCTGCCCGCGGCGCTGGACAAGCTGTACGAGCTCGTGAAGGGAGCGGGCGCCGCGTGAGCCCTCGCGCCTCCACTGCCCTGTCGCCCGCGGCGCGACTCCTGGCTGCGGCCCTCCTGTGGGGGGGCTGCACGAAGGAGGAGACTCCGCCCGAGGCGATGGGGACGGCGGAGGAGCGCACCCTCCAGAAGCTGCGGCAGGAAGTGGACCGGGTGAACCAAGGTGGTCGCCCGGCCACGGGCCCCGAGGCGGCTCGGGGCGCGCCGAATGAACAGCTCGCGGGACTTGCCGCGGGACTGGATGAGGCGGTGCCGAAGAAGCTGGGCGTGCCCGAGCCCAACGAGACGGTGCATGTCGACACGGTGGCGATGAAGCTCACCGCGCTGGAGTCGTCGCACTCGGTGAAGGGCTCGGGGAAGATGGGTGTGACGTCGGAGGACTTGTTCCTCCGCGTGCAGCTCATCTCGCAGAACGTGGGCCCCAAGCCCGCGTCGTTGGACCTGGATTCAGCGAAGGTGGTGGACGCGAAGGGCGCGTCGTATCCCCTGGCGAGAGATGCCCAGGCGCTGGCGGGGACGCGGCCCTTGCGTCGCACGTGGGCGCTCGAGGAGCGGTCCGACGTCATTCTCTTGTTCGAGCTTCCTCCGCCGGTCCTGCGGGAAGGTGCCTTGCACCTGGTCCTGCAAGGGACGGGGGGAGAGGTGCGGATCCCCCTGCGATGAGCGGGCTTGTTTCCAAGCTGCTTCCGCTGCGCATCCGCCTTCCGTACAGCACGGAGGAGGAGTTCATCGACAAGTACGGCTCCAACGTGGCGCGCGGCGGAGTGTTCGTCGCGACGCGAGCGTTGAAGCCGGAGGGCACGGGACTGGCGTTCGAGTTCGTGCTCGCGGATGGGAGCCGGCTGCTGCGCGGTGAAGGCCTGGTGGTGAAGGCACAGGTGGAAGCGGGCAGCGGGCGCACGGGGATGACGGTGCGCTTCGTGAAGCTGGATGCCGCGAGCAAGGCACTCGTCGACCGTGTGGTCGCACGGCGAGGACCGCCGGAGCCGGCTCCAGGGCAGAGTGTTCCCGGGTTGGTTCGGAAGAATCAGGTGCCCAGGGCACCGGGCGCGGCGGGGGTATCAGGGCCGGTCGCGGCGAATCCGGGGCACCCGCTGCGAGATGGTGCGGAGGCTTCGCCCGCTCGGAGCGCTGACGGCTCGGGTGCTTGGACGGGGGCTTCGGGGAGCGCTCGCGGGGAGGAGCTGGCTCCCTCGGGTGATGCTGCGGCACCCGCCCTCTTCCCAGAGGATGGAGCTGACCCCATCGCGCGGGCGGCACAAGCATCCTCGGCTTCGCGCAGCGCAGTGGGCGACGTGCGGTTCGCGGAGCCCTCGGCCCAGGTTCCTGAGCGCCCTCTTGGAACATCTGGCCGCACGAGTGACCTCGCGACTGCGGAGAGGGATGCCGCGGTTGCTCGTGAGGAACAGGGCTTCGCGCCCGCGCAGGCCGTTTCCGACGCTCGCGCGGATGCGCCTTCGGCACAGGAAGGCTCGACTGGCTCCGCGCCTGTTGAGTCCGCCGAGCCCTCGGTGCAGGCGCACGAGGCGACTCACGCCCCCCTCGAGTTCGACATTCTTGCGGACGAGGAAGCTTTCGCGACCTCGCGCTCATCCGCCGCCCCGGTCGCGGCGACAACCCGCACATCGGACTCGGGCACGGAGTCATCTGCCTCCTCGGAACGAGGACCTTCGGTCGCGCCTGACTCCACCGAGCCCTCCACGCCCGCGACTCCCACGGAGTCCGTGGCACAGGCTCACGCCACTTCGCACGCGTTCTCTGAATCCGCCGGAGCTGCGCCTCAGGCGGCACATCGAGCTTCCGAATTCAACGCATCCGCGGAACAGAAGCCTGCGTCGCTTCACATCGTCGCTGAATCCGCCGCGACCGAGGCTCTTCGCGCAGCACAGGAGTCCACTGCCCCTGCAGCGAAGGCCCTTTCAGCCTCTCCTGCTGTCTCCGACTTCATCGCGCACACGGCGTCGACTGCTCACGCATCCGCTGCATCACCTCTATCTTCGGCGCAGGCCCTCGAGGGCTCACTCGCAGCCACCGGTTCCATCGTGCCCGCGACGCAGGCGCCTGCGGCTCATCGCGCCACCTCTGACTCCACTGCGACTTCTGAGCAAGAGCCCACGACCACGCAGACAGCTGCTAAGTCGGCCACGCCTGCGCCCCGAATAATTGAGGAGCCACGCGCACTCGTCGACTCCGCCGAGGATGATTCGGCAGAGACGCCTGCGGCTCCTCACACAACTGCGGAGCCCTCTGCACCCGCGACACACGAGGGTGTAGCGCCGCGCGCATCCGTCAGCTCCATCGAAGATGCTTCGGCTGCGACTCCTGCGGAGCCACGCGCATCCGTTGAAACTACGACGGCAATAGCGCCTGCGGTGGCTCACCCATCCACTGAGTCCGCCGCTTCTGTAGCGCACGCGATTGCATCTGACCATGCATCCGCCGATGCCACCGAAACTACGGAACAGACTGTTGTAGCGCCTCGCTCATCCGTCGGTTTCTCAGACGAGGCGGCACAAACTCCCGCGACCACTCAGGCGGCTACGGAACCCACGGCGCCTGCGGCACGGCCGCCCTCGACCACGCAAGCGGTTACCGAATCCACGACGGCTACAGCACAAGCTCCCGCGAGCAGGCAGGCCGCTACGGCTGCGGCACAAGCGCCCGCAACCGCACAGGCGACTACGGAGCCCACTACGCCTGCGGCCCAGGTGCCCTCGACAACGCCAGCGGCTACGAAACTCACTACGCCTGCCGCACGGGCGCCCTCGACCACGCAAGCGGTTACCGAATCCACGACGGCTACAGCACAAGCTCCCGCGAGCAAGCAGGCCGCTACGGAATCCGCTACGGCTGCGGCACAGGCTCCCGCGACAACGCAAGCGGCTACGGAACCCGCTACGGCTGCAGCACAGGCGTCCGCGACCACGCAAGCGGCTACCGAATCCACGACGGCTGCGGCACAAGCTCCCGCGACCACGCAAGCGGTTACCGAATACACGACGGCTACAGCACAAGCTCCCGCGAGCAAGCAGGCCGCTACGGAATCCGCTACGGCTGCAGCACAGGCGTCCGCGACAACTCAAGCGGCCACCGAATCCACGACGGCTGCGGCACAAGCTCCCGCGACCACACAAGCGGCCACCGAATCCACGACGGCTGCGGCACAAGCTCCCGCGACCACGCAAGCGGCTACCGAATCCACGACGGCTGCGGCACAAGCGCCCGCAACAACGCAAGCAGCTACGGAATCCACTACGCCTGCGGCACAGGCTCCCGCGACGACGCAGACCTCCACCGAGGCCAACTCGACGGCCGCGGTGCAGCGCCCCGCAACAACCCAAGCATCCACCGAAGCCACCCCACCTGCATCGCAGGTCCCCGCGCCGCCTCACGCACCCGCGACCTCGCCCCCCTCCTCCGAGCCCACCGAGCCCGCGAGTCCTCCCACCGACACGGACTCCGCACGGAACCGTCGACGCGCCATCCTCGACGTCTCCGTCGCCTCACCGTCTCCCTCCATTCCCGAAGTGGTGCTGGGCATCGACCTGGGCACCTCCCACGCCCGCGTCGCCGTCTTCCACGAAGGCACGGCCCAGCTCATCCCGCTCCCCGGCACGGACGAGACCGAGCTGCCCGCCCTCGTCGCGGTCGACGGCCAGGACGAGCTGCTCGTCGGCGCGGCCGCCCAGGTCGAATCCCTGCGCGCCCCTCGCCGCGCGGCCCCGGGCCTCATGCGGCTGCTCGGCCTTCGCGCACGCTCCCCTCGCCTGCGCAACCTCGCCCCTCAGCTCCCCTTCCCCGTCGCCGCCGACCCCAGCGGCGATGCCGCCGTGGAGCTCGGCGGCCGGCTCGTCGCCCCCACCCTCTTCACCGCCCTCCTCCTCCGCGAGCTGAAGCACGCCGCCACCACGTTCGTCGGCCGCAAGGCCACGCGCGCCGTCATCTGCGCCCCCACCCACTTCACCGACCGGCAACGCGCCGCCCTGCGTGACGCGGCCACCATGGCTGGACTCGACGCCCAGCGCATCCTCACCGCCCCCGCCGCCGCCGCCCTCGCGCATGGCCACGGCCGCGGCATGGCTCGCAAGCGTGTCCTCGTCGTGGACCTCGGCGGTGGCGGGCTCGGCGTGTGCGTGGTGCAGGTGACTGGCGACGACCTCGAGGTCATCACCACCGGCGGAGACCCTCTGGTCGGCGGCCTCGACTTCGATGCCCGCATCGCCGAGGCCCTCGCCAGCGACCTCGCGGAACAAGGCATCCCCCGCCCCACCCACTCCCTCGACTGGGGCCCGCTGCGCACCGCCGCCGAGTCCGCCAAGGTGGCCCTCTCCGAGCGCCAGCAAGCCGACATCACCCTGTCCTCGGGCGGCACCGTGCCCCCGTTGAGCCGCGAGCGACTCGAAGCCCTCACCGCGGACCTCGCCCAACGCGTGACGTCCGTCGTGCGCGAGGTCCTCGACTCCAACGCACTCTCCCCCCAGGGCCTCGACGCCGTGCTCCTCGTGGGCGGCCAGGGACGAACCCCGCTCGTCCGCCGCCGCCTGGAAGAGAGCCTCGGAGTCCCTGTCCGCGACGACGTCGACGCCCGAGGCGCCGCGGCCCTCGGTGCGGCCCTGCTCGGCCATGGCCTCCTCCTCGCCGAGAGCGGCAAGCCCGCGGCCTCCGTCTCCGAGGTCCTCACCGCCCCCATCGGCGTCGCCGAGCGCGGAGGCACCCTGCGCCGGGTCCTCGAGCGCACCACCCGCCTGCCCGCGGGAAAGACGCTCGTCCTCCCCGCCACCCCGGGCCCGCTGGAGCTCGCCCTCTTCCAGGGAACCTCCCCGCTCGCCGGGGAGAACGAGTACCTGGGACGACTCTCCCTCAACGTGGAGCGCGCGGGCGAAGTCGAGCTGCACTTCGCGCTCTCCGCCGACGGCACCCTGTCCCTGGAAGCCACCCTGCCCGGCGTCCGCCGCCAGCCCGTCT
This window contains:
- a CDS encoding Hsp70 family protein — its product is MQRPATTQASTEATPPASQVPAPPHAPATSPPSSEPTEPASPPTDTDSARNRRRAILDVSVASPSPSIPEVVLGIDLGTSHARVAVFHEGTAQLIPLPGTDETELPALVAVDGQDELLVGAAAQVESLRAPRRAAPGLMRLLGLRARSPRLRNLAPQLPFPVAADPSGDAAVELGGRLVAPTLFTALLLRELKHAATTFVGRKATRAVICAPTHFTDRQRAALRDAATMAGLDAQRILTAPAAAALAHGHGRGMARKRVLVVDLGGGGLGVCVVQVTGDDLEVITTGGDPLVGGLDFDARIAEALASDLAEQGIPRPTHSLDWGPLRTAAESAKVALSERQQADITLSSGGTVPPLSRERLEALTADLAQRVTSVVREVLDSNALSPQGLDAVLLVGGQGRTPLVRRRLEESLGVPVRDDVDARGAAALGAALLGHGLLLAESGKPAASVSEVLTAPIGVAERGGTLRRVLERTTRLPAGKTLVLPATPGPLELALFQGTSPLAGENEYLGRLSLNVERAGEVELHFALSADGTLSLEATLPGVRRQPVSLSLEDLDDAAREALVARSPLQGEPEARPSGLLSGLKKLFGRR